In a genomic window of Asterias rubens unplaced genomic scaffold, eAstRub1.3, whole genome shotgun sequence:
- the LOC117305868 gene encoding cysteine-rich motor neuron 1 protein-like: MCVFVSRVVLVLSIAVACCWANVMTRDDTANGERDNLPCEYLGKPLLHGESIKHDCIVCTCDNYTVSCMFESCPPLNCRHTIKVEGQCCKVCLEANGERDNLPCEYLGKPLLHGESIKHDCIVCTCDNYTVSCMFESCPPLNCRHKIKVEGQCCKVCSQTPPTTVIEDIAGDEEISNETPPSTDSPPLLSILETGRAQLQLDQDRLQIEIDHLDETRIMNKQLAALISLMETQR; this comes from the exons TGTCTTGGTCTTATCCATTGCAGTGGCTTGCTGTTGGGCTAACGTCATGACTCGGGATGATACAG CAAATGGAGAAAGAGACAATCTTCCTTGTGAGTACCTAGGCAAACCTCTACTCCATGGCGAGAGTATCAAGCACGACTGTATAGTATGCACCTGTGATAATTATACAGTGAGCTGTATGTTTGAGTCATGTCCACCGCTCAACTGCAGACACACAATCAAAGTTGAAGGGCAATGCTGCAAAGTCTGCTTAGAGG CAAATGGAGAAAGAGACAATCTTCCTTGTGAGTACCTAGGCAAACCTCTACTCCATGGCGAGAGTATCAAGCACGACTGTATAGTATGCACCTGTGATAATTATACAGTGAGCTGTATGTTTGAGTCATGTCCACCGCTCAACTGCAGACACAAAATCAAAGTTGAAGGGCAATGCTGCAAAGTCTGCTCACAGA CACCACCAACGACAGTCATTGAAGACATTGCAGGCGATGAAGAAATAAGTAACGAAACACCGCCCTCTACCGACAGTCCACCACTCCTCTCCATCTTAGAAACGGGAAGAGCTCAGTTGCAACTGGATCAGGATCGCCTTCAGATCGAGATTGACCACCTTGACGAAACTCGTATAATGAACAAACAACTTGCAGCTCTGATTTCCCTCATGGAAACTCAGcgttaa